From one Lolium rigidum isolate FL_2022 chromosome 4, APGP_CSIRO_Lrig_0.1, whole genome shotgun sequence genomic stretch:
- the LOC124650122 gene encoding ABC transporter C family member 3-like, translated as MKQPLLNQEASSSVEETSTKSLFTDAGWFSIITFSWMGPLLDLGRRKTLDLDDVPFLDDNDSVHGVLPKFKVKIVSNSVTGQFTDVTTVKLAKVLVLTTWKLILITAVYALLSTVAAYVGPYLIEYFVDYLNKSSRSTKEGYVLVLIFVIAQFIEGFSTRHLQFRSKQVGVRACSSLVATIYQKCLALSNQSKQSNSTGEMINVVSLDAECVGNFSRSMHDVWLLPVQIVLGMLILYSALGLAAFAALAATVLTMVANIPLGTIEQNYQEKTMTAKDARMRAMSEILRNMRTLKLQGWEMFFLSKIKELRKVEMNWLKKNVYTSAMLLSVFFCAPAFVAMITFGTCVLLGIPLETGKVLSALATFRQLQTPIHGLPDAVSMIIQTKVSLDRISSFLCLEELPNDAVTKLPRGTTDVSIEVRNGQFSWNPSSQMPTLQDLNFRIQEGMRVAICGTVGSGKSSLLSCILGEIPKLLGEVKTCGRIAYVSQSPWIQSGNIQDNILFGTEMNRGRYGKVLEACSLIKDLDILPLGDQTIIGERGINLSGGQKQRIQIARALYHDADIYLFDDPFSAVDAHTGLHLFKECLLGFLASKTVVYVTHHVEFLPSADVIMVLKDGKITQAGDYTEIINSGEEFTELIVSHKDALSTMDMLEIPSSNFGSTFDHNVSVSTPPIADEQKDDNTAEVIVDNGQLVQEEEREKGRVGFIVYWKYITMAYKGGLVPLILLTQIIFQSLQIGSNLWIAWAAPISKDVNPPVSTSTMINVYVALALVTSVFVFIRSGLLVMAGCKTATMLFDKMHQCIFRAPMSFFDSTPSGRILNRASTDQRAVDTRIYELMGYLLFPAIELLGTIVLMSRVAWPVFVIFVPIIVASLWYQRYYIDAARELQRLTGVCRAPVMQHFAESMTGSNIIRCFDKERQFISSTGHLVDNLSRPSLYNAAAMEWLCFRLDFLSSFIFAFALILLVTLPTTLIDSKTAGLAVTYGLSLSMLQGWAIAVLCSLENRMISVERILQYMTIPSEPPLIISESMPGCQWPTKGEIELRNLHVQYAPHLPLVLKGVTCTLSGGMKTGIVGRTGGGKSTLIQALFRIVNPCIGKILIDDIDISTIGLHDLRTRLSIIPQDPVMFEGTLRSNIDPLSEYSDEQIWEALDSCHLGDEVRKNELKLDSTVTENGENWSAGQRQLVCLGRVILKRRKILVLDEATSSVDPKTDSLIQETLKQRFAGCTVITIAHRITSVLGSGKVILLDNGEIAEHGSPAKLLEDSSSLFSKLVSEYSMGSDYK; from the exons ATGAAACAACCACTTTTGAACCAGGAGGCTTCTTCCTCAGTTGAGGAAACAAGCACTAAATCACTTTTCACAGATGCTGGGTGGTTTAGCATTATCACTTTTTCTTGGATGGGACCTTTACTTGATCTCGGCAGAAGGAAAACACTAGATCTTGATGATGTGCCCTTCTTGGATGACAATGACAGTGTCCATGGGGTCCTGCCTAAGTTTAAGGTAAAGATTGTCTCAAATTCTGTGACGGGGCAGTTCACTGACGTCACAACAGTTAAGCTGGCCAAAGTTCTTGTGCTTACAACATGGAAACTAATCCTCATCACTGCAGTCTATGCCCTACTGAGTACTGTTGCTGCATATGTTGGTCCCTACCTGATTGAGTACTTTGTGGACTACCTAAATAAGAGCTCAAGATCCACTAAAGAGGGCTACGTTTTAGTGTTGATATTTGTTATTGCACAGTTCATCGAAGGCTTCTCAACAAGGCATTTGCAGTTTAGATCAAAACAAGTAGGTGTGCGTGCATGTTCATCACTTGTTGCTACTATTTACCAAAAATGCCTTGCCTTGTCTAATCAGTCCAAGCAAAGCAACTCAACTGGAGAGATGATCAATGTTGTGAGCCTTGATGCTGAGTGTGTAGGAAATTTCAGTCGCTCCATGCATGATGTTTGGCTTCTTCCTGTGCAAATTGTTCTAGGCATGCTCATCTTATACTCGGCACTTGGTTTGGCAGCATTTGCTGCCCTTGCTGCCACTGTTTTGACAATGGTGGCTAATATACCTTTAGGGACTATCGAGCAAAATTACCAAGAGAAAACGATGACCGCCAAGGATGCGAGAATGAGGGCCATGTCTGAGATCTTACGCAACATGCGCACTCTCAAGCTTCAAGGATGGGAAATGTTTTTCTTGTCAAAGATCAAAGAGTTGAGGAAGGTAGAAATGAATTGGCTAAAGAAGAACGTATACACCTCGGCTATGCTTCTATCTGTCTTCTTTTGTGCTCCTGCTTTTGTTGCTATGATCACTTTTGGAACTTGTGTGCTTTTGGGCATTCCATTAGAAACAGGTAAAGTTCTATCTGCTCTGGCAACATTTAGACAACTGCAAACACCTATTCATGGCCTCCCCGATGCGGTTTCTATGATCATCCAGACAAAAGTATCACTTGACAGGATAAGCTCATTTTTGTGTCTTGAGGAACTACCTAATGATGCTGTAACTAAGCTTCCTAGAGGCACCACCGATGTATCAATTGAGGTGAGGAATGGTCAGTTCTCTTGGAATCCATCTTCTCAAATGCCTACTCTTCAAGACTTGAACTTCCGTATACAAGAAGGGATGAGGGTTGCTATCTGTGGAACAGTTGGATCTGGTAAATCCAGTTTATTGTCTTGCATACTTGGTGAGATACCAAAATTATTAGGAGAGGTTAAAACTTGTGGTAGGATTGCCTACGTTAGCCAATCACCTTGGATACAGAGTGGgaatattcaagataatatactttTTGGCACAGAAATGAACAGAGGAAGGTATGGAAAGGTCCTTGAAGCATGCTCTCTTATCAAGGACCTCGATATATTACCATTGGGTGACCAAACGATTATAGGAGAGAGAGGCATTAACCTTAGTGGCGGACAAAAACAAAGGATACAAATAGCCCGTGCCTTGTACCATGATGCTGATATCTATCTATTTGATGATCCGTTTAGTGCGGTTGATGCTCATACTGGATTACACTTGTTCAAG GAATGCTTGCTTGGATTTTTAGCTTCAAAAACAGTCGTGTATGTTACCCACCATGTAGAATTCTTACCTTCAGCCGATGTTATCATG GTCTTGAAAGACGGGAAAATTACACAAGCAGGGGATTACACTGAAATTATCAATTCTGGAGAAGAATTCACTGAGTTAATTGTGTCCCATAAGGATGCGTTATCTACTATGGACATGCTAGAGATCCCAAGCAGTAATTTTGGAAGTACCTTCGATCATAATGTCAGTGTAAGCACCCCACCCATAGCAGATGAGCAAAAAGATGATAACACTGCAGAAGTGATTGTTGATAATGGTCAACTTGTacaagaagaagagagggagaaagGCCGGGTTGGGTTTATTGTCTACTGGAAATACATTACAATGGCATACAAAGGAGGACTTGTGCCACTTATTTTGCTAACTCAGATTATTTTTCAGTCTCTTCAAATTGGAAGTAATTTATGGATTGCTTGGGCAGCTCCAATATCTAAAGATGTGAATCCTCCAGTCAGTACCTCAACAATGATAAATGTATATGTTGCATTAGCTCTTGTTACCTCGGTGTTCGTCTTCATACGATCCGGTCTTCTTGTCATGGCTGGATGTAAGACTGCAACAATGCTATTTGAcaagatgcaccaatgcatattcCGAGCACCTATGTCTTTCTTTGACTCCACTCCTAGTGGCCGTATTTTGAATAGA GCTTCCACCGATCAGAGAGCAGTGGATACTCGTATTTATGAATTGATGGGTTATCTTTTATTTCCTGCTATCGAACTTCTTGGGACAATTGTTCTAATGTCACGGGTAGCATGGCCAGTTTTTGTAATTTTCGTCCCCATTATTGTTGCATCTCTGTGGTACCAG CGCTACTACATAGATGCTGCTAGGGAGTTGCAAAGGTTAACTGGAGTTTGCAGAGCTCCTGTTATGCAGCATTTTGCTGAATCAATGACTGGCTCAAATATAATTAGGTGCTTTGATAAGGAAAGACAATTCATAAGTTCTACTGGCCATTTGGTGGATAATTTGTCTCGACCAAGTTTATATAATGCTGCTGCAATGGAATGGTTGTGCTTTCGCTTGGACTTTCTTTCGTCCTTTATTTTTGCATTTGCCTTGATACTTCTAGTCACCTTGCCAACTACTCTAATTGACTCAA AGACAGCTGGTCTTGCAGTCACTTATGGACTAAGTCTGAGTATGCTGCAAGGATGGGCTATTGCAGTCCTCTGTAGTTTGGAAAATAGAATGATATCTGTGGAAAGAATATTGCAATACATGACAATTCCTTCTGAACCACCCCTTATCATATCAGAAAGTATGCCGGGCTGCCAGTGGCCAACAAAGGGTGAAATTGAGCTTCGCAACCTTCAT GTACAATATGCGCCACACCTTCCTTTAGTTTTGAAAGGGGTGACATGCACCTTATCTGGAGGTATGAAGACTGGTATTGTTGGAAGAACAGGTGGTGGAAAGTCAACCTTGATTCAAGCACTATTCCGCATTGTCAATCCATGTATCGGGAAAATATTGATAGATGATATTGACATCTCTACCATTGGACTGCATGACCTGCGGACAAGATTGAGCATCATTCCACAAGATCCTGTTATGTTTGAGGGGACTCTGCGAAGCAATATCGACCCTCTGAGTGAATATAGTGATGAGCAAATCTGGGAG GCATTGGATTCCTGTCATCTTGgagatgaagttagaaagaacgaGCTTAAACTCGACTCTACAG TCACAGAGAATGGCGAAAACTGGAGCGCGGGTCAGCGGCAGCTTGTTTGTTTGGGAAGGGTGATTCTGAAGAGGAGAAAGATTTTAGTTTTGGATGAAGCAACTTCTTCCGTCGATCCAAAAACCGACAGCCTGATTCAGGAAACCTTGAAGCAGCGATTCGCTGGATGCACTGTAATTACAATAGCGCATCGTATTACATCAGTCCTTGGCAGTGGGAAGGTCATTCTTCTGGACAACG GTGAAATTGCAGAGCATGGCTCACCAGCAAAACTGCTAGAAGACAGTTCATCCCTATTTTCCAAACTTGTGTCAGAATACTCAATGGGGTCAGATTATAAGTAG
- the LOC124648536 gene encoding UDP-glycosyltransferase 87A2-like, producing MGSMAAAPRHLVAVPFPGRGHVNSILNLCRILAARDGVSATVVVTEEWLGLLGGSPALEPGIRLEAIPNVIPSEHGRAADWVGFVEAVYTKMEAPFEQLLDRLGAAPAAIVADTYVPWAVSVGNRRGVPVCILSALNATIFSVHYHFDRLPVAAGGSAEITDVADPSLIESYIHGLKSIRLADLEPSHTDKTRLEKILEAYPYVRKAQCVIFTSFYELESSAIDSLRQELHCPVFAVGPCVPFMSLQENNVHPAEDQGGYMAWLDEQPANSVLYISLGSFLSVSSAQLEEIATGLAQSKVRFLWVLRDTCSRVQELIHGSNCVIVPWCDQLKVLRHPSLCGFFTHCGYNSTLEALYAGVPMLALPIALDQPINSRLIVDEWKVGYSLKEKIRDDGVVGSQDIAETVKKLMNCDNSEGVRRRASLVKEAALTAIEGGGSSHRDVTSFINYISHFKS from the exons ATGGGCtccatggcggcggcgccgcgccacctggtggccgTGCCATTCCCCGGCCGCGGCCACGTCAACTCGATACTGAACCTGTGCCGCATCCTCGCCGcccgcgacggcgtctcggccacCGTCGTCGTCACCGAGGAGTGGCTCGGCCTGCTCGGCGGCAGCCCCGCGCTGGAGCCGGGTATCCGCCTCGAGGCCATCCCCAACGTCATCCCCTCCGAgcacggccgcgccgccgacTGGGTCGGGTTCGTGGAGGCCGTGTACACCAAAATGGAGGCGCCGTTCGAGCAACTCCTCGACCGGCTCGGGGCCGCGCCCGCGGCCATCGTTGCTGACACGTACGTGCCCTGGGCTGTCAGCGTCGGCAACCGGAGGGGCGTCCCGGTGTGCATCCTCTCGGCGCTCAACGCCACCATATTCTCCGTGCATTACCACTTCGACAGGTTGCCCGTGGCTGCCGGCGGTAGCGCGGAAATAACCG ATGTCGCTGACCCCAGTTTGATCGAGAGCTACATTCATGGGCTCAAATCCATCAGGCTAGCAGATCTTGAGCCGTCACACACCGACAAGACTAGGTTGGAGAAAATCCTTGAAGCCTACCCTTACGTGAGGAAAGCACAGTGCGTCATCTTCACCAGCTTCTACGAGCTCGAGAGCAGCGCCATTGATTCTCTTAGGCAAGAGCTCCACTGCCCTGTGTTCGCCGTCGGCCCTTGCGTCCCCTTCATGTCGCTCCAAGAAAACAATGTCCATCCAGCAGAAGACCAAGGGGGCTACATGGCTTGGCTGGACGAACAGCCGGCGAACTCAGTGCTCTACATCTCGCTCGGAAGCTTCCTCTCGGTGTCCTCCGCCCAACTCGAGGAGATCGCCACCGGTTTGGCGCAGAGCAAGGTCAGGTTCCTCTGGGTGCTCCGGGACACGTGCTCCCGCGTGCAGGAATTGATCCATGGAAGCAACTGCGTGATAGTTCCATGGTGTGACCAGTTGAAGGTCCTGCGCCATCCTTCGCTCTGCGGATTCTTCACCCACTGCGGCTACAACTCCACGCTCGAGGCGCTGTACGCCGGTGTGCcgatgctggctctgccgatagctCTCGATCAGCCGATCAACAGCCGGCTCATCGTCGATGAGTGGAAGGTGGGGTACAGCCTCAAGGAGAAGATCCGGGACGACGGCGTCGTGGGGAGCCAAGATATTGCTGAAACCGTGAAGAAGCTGATGAATTGTGATAACTCCGAGGGCGTGAGGAGGAGAGCTTCGCTCGTGAAAGAGGCCGCTCTCACGGCGATTGAAGGGGGCGGCTCCTCGCACAGAGATGTGACGTCTTTCATCAACTACATTTCACATTTCAAGAGCTAA
- the LOC124648537 gene encoding BURP domain-containing protein 4-like: MATTILFALFVLGFVAGEQQIYGDSDGPFGVAAYGVNWSPPSRASATLPHSPSDGKAALRTKWCNPPRQQLKAKKGILFLQRNLLDGALLPANTELGHIHTPQNFPRSPPAPPPFAYSNLKNILAFYNITRGSERARQVAATLRFCRDDQQQEEPHVCAATQRAAMEFAAAALGTTPRAARTVIHGRGEPVRYVVAPNGVTSIGRGKVVPCHPLPYPADLLYCHRPGNVQAFSVELVGQEDPSLGATAIAVCHEKTDGWALEYFEMLNGTRGEPVCHYMPEKYLLWVPAAELKL; encoded by the exons ATGGCAACGACAATTCTCTTTGCGTTGTTCGTCCTTGGGTTCGTTGCAGGAGAGCAACAGATATATGGTGATTCAG ATGGGCCATTTGGTGTCGCCGCTTATGGAGTGAATTGGTCACCACCCTCTCGTGCATCAGCTACTCTTCCTCATTCTC CGTCAGACGGCAAGGCCGCCCTGCGGACAAAATGGTGCAACCCTCCACGACAGCAGCTCAAGGCCAAGAAGGGCATCCTCTTCCTCCAGCGCAACCTGTTGGACGGTGCACTACTGCCGGCAAACACAGAGCTGGGGCACATTCACACGCCGCAAAACTTCCCCAGGTCGCCCCCCGCACCGCCGCCGTTTGCCTACAGCAACCTCAAAAACATACTGGCCTTCTACAACATCACGCGGGGCTCGGAGCGAGCCCGGCAGGTTGCCGCCACGCTCCGGTTCTGCCGCGATGATCAGCAGCAAGAGGAGCCACACGTCTGCGCCGCCACCCAGCGAGCGGCCATGGAGTTCGCCGCTGCTGCCCTGGGCACGACGCCGCGAGCGGCCAGGACGGTCATCCACGGGCGCGGGGAGCCTGTCAGGTACGTGGTGGCGCCCAACGGCGTCACCAGCATCGGCCGTGGCAAGGTGGTGCCGTGCCACCCGCTGCCGTACCCGGCGGACCTGCTGTACTGCCACCGGCCGGGCAACGTGCAGGCGTTTAGCGTGGAGCTCGTCGGGCAGGAGGACCCCTCGTTGGGCGCCACGGCGATCGCCGTGTGCCACGAGAAGACGGATGGATGGGCCCTGGAGTATTTCGAAATGCTCAACGGAACCCGTGGTGAGCCGGTATGCCACTACATGCCGGAGAAATACCTGCTGTGGGTACCTGCTGCTGAGCTGAAGCTATGA